The following are encoded in a window of Vespula pensylvanica isolate Volc-1 chromosome 2, ASM1446617v1, whole genome shotgun sequence genomic DNA:
- the LOC122627046 gene encoding protein draper isoform X1, whose protein sequence is MAVLSERMISTFVVIALICTCTLAVLEGPNVCTRQDTYKITVKVSEQKPYTIRENTWCLSFPPRCSKYKVVFKTIYKEQEITKQKPVEECCSGYTETTSHDRCIPICSKNCRHGICIAPDVCKCESGYGGPLCDFKCPLGKWGGNCQEDCMCQNNATCDPFDGKCMCARGWKGKYCDQTCSPDKFGQDCGEQCRCRNGGSCHHITGECHCAPGYTGPLCDDLCPAGKHGNECKSDCTCQNGGVCIPTTGDCFCPPGWMGSVCAHRCPEGFWGRNCSMICDCYNGGDCHHVTGECQCKPGFYDDKCLKICPKDKYGVNCTEECDCRNGATCSATNGTCICSPGWEGEKCEKRICEDGVWGENCSKVCQCDQNNTEFCHPWTGHCICKAGWDGETCSRTCPLYTYGKGCQEHCNCKNNAQCSPINGTCICAPGYRGDDCSEICPENRFGEDCVQRCACKNGAKCSPEDGRCNCTAGWDGVLCDRPCDDKSFGKDCANKCNCFNNASCNPQNGTCTCAAGFVGELCKDRCLKGFFGHGCTQECDCHPENSIDCDPRTGRCICKPDWRGIRCETKCPEGLYGEDCHSQCNCMNNSSCDPDTGNCICARGWEGPDCSQPCKQGMYGVRCKEKCPEKKHGNMTCDHVTGEYVCRSGYMGLTCEHPCPPNRYGLNCAHHCYCKNGGECHHVTGKCQCMPGWQGELCQTPCQQGTFGVNCTQHCKCQHGRCRSSDGHCRCSRGWTGIRCTEICPEGYYGDQCMEPCECKNDFFTCHPAEGCICRYGYTGENCDEQLFSRNVQQKEESGYGSMIAGIFAAIIVIAITVTAWFYHRRRVADLKNEIAQVQYIADPVPDRNQFDNPVYAYQGSSRYDDGTTTLLNNRQIRNDLGTNKNVNNERVKLGFGVTIEEDDDCKGAYGLQYDLKNRDADLGNPNLNVYHSIDEMDGKKVEHVYDEIKQNESEYDHPDHPRPLSTTWKSQYHRMPNGTGPKTEDDDAGPSQLKDKDPELGET, encoded by the exons ATGGCTGTCTTATCGGAGCGTATGATATCTACGTTTGTGGTGATAGCACTGATCTGTACGTGTACTTTGGCTGTACTCGAAGGACCGAATGTTTGCACGCGTCAAGATAC ATACAAGATCACTGTAAAAGTATCAGAGCAGAAACCTTACACCATACGAGAGAATACATGGTGTCTAAGCTTCCCACCGAGATGTTCCAAATACAAAGTTGTCTTTAAAACCATCTATAAGGAACAG GAAATAACGAAGCAAAAACCAGTAGAGGAATGTTGCAGTGGTTATACTGAAACAACAAGTCACGATCGTTGTATTCCTATTTGTTCGAAAAATTGTCGACATGGAATTTGTATCGCACCGGACGTCTGTAAATGTGAATCCGGTTATGGTGGACCCCTCTGTGACTTCA aaTGTCCATTGGGAAAATGGGGTGGAAATTGTCAAGAAGATTGTATGTGTCAAAATAATGCAACCTGTGATCCTTTCGATGGGAAGTGTATGTGTGCGAGAGGATGGAAAGGCAAGTACTGTGATCAGACATGTTCTCCAGATAAGTTCGGTCAGGATTGTGGCGAACAATGTCGATGTAGAAATGGTGGAAGTTGTCATCACATAACTGGAGAGTGTCACTGTGCTCCTGGTTACACAGGTCCTTT GTGCGATGATCTTTGTCCTGCTGGTAAACATGGGAATGAATGTAAGTCAGATTGTACGTGTCAAAATGGTGGAGTGTGCATTCCGACAACTGGCGATTGCTTTTGTCCACCTGGTTGGATG GGTTCTGTATGTGCTCATCGTTGTCCGGAAGGTTTCTGGGGTAGAAATTGTTCGATGATCTGTGATTGTTACAACGGTGGTGACTGTCATCACGTTACCGGAGAGTGTCAATGCAAACCTGGTTTTTACGATGACAAA TGTTTGAAGATTTGTCCGAAAGATAAATACGGTGTGAATTGCACTGAAGAATGCGATTGTAGGAACGGTGCCACTTGTTCAGCGACTAACGGTACTTGTATCTGTAGTCCAGGTTGGGAAGGTGAAAAATGTGAGAAAAGAATTTGCGAAGATGGTGTCTGGGGAGAAAATTGTTCCAAG GTTTGCCAATGCGATCAAAATAACACAGAATTCTGTCATCCATGGACTGGTCATTGCATCTGTAAAGCTGGCTGGGACGGTGAAACTTGTAGTAGAACTTGTCCGTTATATACTTATGGGAAAGGCTGTCAGGAACATTGCAATTGCAAGAACAATGCTCAGTGTTCTCCGATAAATGGTACTTGCATTTGTGCACCTGGTTATAGAGGGGATGATTGCAGCGAAATCTGTCCTGAAAATAGATTTGGAGAGGATTGTGTTCAAAGGTGCGCTTGTAAAAATGGTGCTAAATGTTCACCCGAGGATGGCCGTTGCAATTGCACTGCAG GATGGGATGGTGTTCTCTGCGATCGTCCCTGCGACGACAAGTCTTTTGGCAAGGACTGTGCGAACAAGTGCAACTGCTTTAATAATGCCTCCTGCAATCCACAAAATG GCACATGCACATGTGCGGCTGGCTTTGTCGGTGAACTCTGCAAGGATCGTTGCCTGAAAGGATTCTTTGGACATGGCTGTACTCAGGAATGTGATTGTCATCCTGAAAACAGCATCGACTGTGATCCAAGGACCGGCCGTTGCATTTGCAAGCCAGATTGGCGAG GAATCCGGTGTGAGACAAAATGCCCAGAGGGTCTTTACGGCGAGGATTGTCACTCACAGTGCAACTGCATGAACAATAGTTCTTGCGACCCAGACACAGGAAATTGTATTTGCGCGAGAGGCTGGGAAGGGCCGGATTGTTCTCAGCCTTGCAAACAAGGCATGTATGGTGTACGCTGTAAAGAAAAGTGTCCAGAGAAAAAGCACG gTAACATGACGTGTGATCATGTCACTGGCGAATACGTATGTCGTTCTGGTTACATGGGACTCACCTGTGAACATCCTTGTCCACCTAACAGATATGGTTTAAATTGTGCCCATCATTGTTATTGCAAAAACGGGGGAGAATGTCATCACGTTACTGGAAAATGTCAATGTATGCCAGGATGGCAAGGTGAATTGTGTCAAACTCCGTGCCAACAGGGTACTTTCGGTGTCAATTGCACACAACATTGCAAATGTCAACATGGTAGATGTAGATCCAGTGATGGTCATTGTCGTTGCTCTCGTGGTTGGACAGGTATCAGGTGTACCGAAA tTTGCCCTGAGGGATATTACGGTGATCAATGCATGGAGCCTTGCGAATGTAAGAATGATTTCTTCACGTGTCATCCTGCTGAAGGATGTATCTGTAGATACGGTTATACAG GTGAAAATTGTGACGAACAGTTGTTTTCAAGAAATGTTCaacaaaaggaagaatctGGTTATGGTAGTATGATAGCAGGTATATTCGCAGCGATTATTGTGATCGCTATCACTGTGACAGCTTGGTTCTATCATCGTCGTAGAGTGGCAGATTTGAAAAACGAGATCGCCCAAGTTCAATATATTGCTGATCCTGTACCTG aTCGAAACCAATTCGATAATCCTGTTTATGCCTATCAAGGCTCTTCGAGATACGACGATGGTACGACTACGTTGTTGAATAATCGTCAAATTAGAAACGATCTtggtacaaataaaaatgttaacaatGAGAGAGTTAAACTTGGTTTTGGCGTAACCATAGAAGAAGATGACGATTGTAAAG gtgCCTATGGGCTGCAATACGATCTGAAGAACAGAGACGCCGATTTAGGAAATCCAAATTTGAACGTTTATCATAGTATTGATGAGATGGATGGGAAGAAAGTCGAACATGTCTATGACGAGATTAAACAAAATGAATCCGAATACGATCATCCAGATCATCCAAGGCCATTAAGCACCACCTGGAAGAGTCAATATCATCGAATGCCCAATGGTACTGGACCTAAAACAGAAGATGATGATGCTGGACCAAGCCAACTAAAGGACAAGGATCCTGAACTGGGAGAAACTTAA
- the LOC122627046 gene encoding protein draper isoform X2: MAVLSERMISTFVVIALICTCTLAVLEGPNVCTRQDTYKITVKVSEQKPYTIRENTWCLSFPPRCSKYKVVFKTIYKEQEITKQKPVEECCSGYTETTSHDRCIPICSKNCRHGICIAPDVCKCESGYGGPLCDFKCPLGKWGGNCQEDCMCQNNATCDPFDGKCMCARGWKGKYCDQTCSPDKFGQDCGEQCRCRNGGSCHHITGECHCAPGYTGPLCDDLCPAGKHGNECKSDCTCQNGGVCIPTTGDCFCPPGWMGSVCAHRCPEGFWGRNCSMICDCYNGGDCHHVTGECQCKPGFYDDKCLKICPKDKYGVNCTEECDCRNGATCSATNGTCICSPGWEGEKCEKRICEDGVWGENCSKVCQCDQNNTEFCHPWTGHCICKAGWDGETCSRTCPLYTYGKGCQEHCNCKNNAQCSPINGTCICAPGYRGDDCSEICPENRFGEDCVQRCACKNGAKCSPEDGRCNCTAGNMTCDHVTGEYVCRSGYMGLTCEHPCPPNRYGLNCAHHCYCKNGGECHHVTGKCQCMPGWQGELCQTPCQQGTFGVNCTQHCKCQHGRCRSSDGHCRCSRGWTGIRCTEICPEGYYGDQCMEPCECKNDFFTCHPAEGCICRYGYTGENCDEQLFSRNVQQKEESGYGSMIAGIFAAIIVIAITVTAWFYHRRRVADLKNEIAQVQYIADPVPDRNQFDNPVYAYQGSSRYDDGTTTLLNNRQIRNDLGTNKNVNNERVKLGFGVTIEEDDDCKGAYGLQYDLKNRDADLGNPNLNVYHSIDEMDGKKVEHVYDEIKQNESEYDHPDHPRPLSTTWKSQYHRMPNGTGPKTEDDDAGPSQLKDKDPELGET; this comes from the exons ATGGCTGTCTTATCGGAGCGTATGATATCTACGTTTGTGGTGATAGCACTGATCTGTACGTGTACTTTGGCTGTACTCGAAGGACCGAATGTTTGCACGCGTCAAGATAC ATACAAGATCACTGTAAAAGTATCAGAGCAGAAACCTTACACCATACGAGAGAATACATGGTGTCTAAGCTTCCCACCGAGATGTTCCAAATACAAAGTTGTCTTTAAAACCATCTATAAGGAACAG GAAATAACGAAGCAAAAACCAGTAGAGGAATGTTGCAGTGGTTATACTGAAACAACAAGTCACGATCGTTGTATTCCTATTTGTTCGAAAAATTGTCGACATGGAATTTGTATCGCACCGGACGTCTGTAAATGTGAATCCGGTTATGGTGGACCCCTCTGTGACTTCA aaTGTCCATTGGGAAAATGGGGTGGAAATTGTCAAGAAGATTGTATGTGTCAAAATAATGCAACCTGTGATCCTTTCGATGGGAAGTGTATGTGTGCGAGAGGATGGAAAGGCAAGTACTGTGATCAGACATGTTCTCCAGATAAGTTCGGTCAGGATTGTGGCGAACAATGTCGATGTAGAAATGGTGGAAGTTGTCATCACATAACTGGAGAGTGTCACTGTGCTCCTGGTTACACAGGTCCTTT GTGCGATGATCTTTGTCCTGCTGGTAAACATGGGAATGAATGTAAGTCAGATTGTACGTGTCAAAATGGTGGAGTGTGCATTCCGACAACTGGCGATTGCTTTTGTCCACCTGGTTGGATG GGTTCTGTATGTGCTCATCGTTGTCCGGAAGGTTTCTGGGGTAGAAATTGTTCGATGATCTGTGATTGTTACAACGGTGGTGACTGTCATCACGTTACCGGAGAGTGTCAATGCAAACCTGGTTTTTACGATGACAAA TGTTTGAAGATTTGTCCGAAAGATAAATACGGTGTGAATTGCACTGAAGAATGCGATTGTAGGAACGGTGCCACTTGTTCAGCGACTAACGGTACTTGTATCTGTAGTCCAGGTTGGGAAGGTGAAAAATGTGAGAAAAGAATTTGCGAAGATGGTGTCTGGGGAGAAAATTGTTCCAAG GTTTGCCAATGCGATCAAAATAACACAGAATTCTGTCATCCATGGACTGGTCATTGCATCTGTAAAGCTGGCTGGGACGGTGAAACTTGTAGTAGAACTTGTCCGTTATATACTTATGGGAAAGGCTGTCAGGAACATTGCAATTGCAAGAACAATGCTCAGTGTTCTCCGATAAATGGTACTTGCATTTGTGCACCTGGTTATAGAGGGGATGATTGCAGCGAAATCTGTCCTGAAAATAGATTTGGAGAGGATTGTGTTCAAAGGTGCGCTTGTAAAAATGGTGCTAAATGTTCACCCGAGGATGGCCGTTGCAATTGCACTGCAG gTAACATGACGTGTGATCATGTCACTGGCGAATACGTATGTCGTTCTGGTTACATGGGACTCACCTGTGAACATCCTTGTCCACCTAACAGATATGGTTTAAATTGTGCCCATCATTGTTATTGCAAAAACGGGGGAGAATGTCATCACGTTACTGGAAAATGTCAATGTATGCCAGGATGGCAAGGTGAATTGTGTCAAACTCCGTGCCAACAGGGTACTTTCGGTGTCAATTGCACACAACATTGCAAATGTCAACATGGTAGATGTAGATCCAGTGATGGTCATTGTCGTTGCTCTCGTGGTTGGACAGGTATCAGGTGTACCGAAA tTTGCCCTGAGGGATATTACGGTGATCAATGCATGGAGCCTTGCGAATGTAAGAATGATTTCTTCACGTGTCATCCTGCTGAAGGATGTATCTGTAGATACGGTTATACAG GTGAAAATTGTGACGAACAGTTGTTTTCAAGAAATGTTCaacaaaaggaagaatctGGTTATGGTAGTATGATAGCAGGTATATTCGCAGCGATTATTGTGATCGCTATCACTGTGACAGCTTGGTTCTATCATCGTCGTAGAGTGGCAGATTTGAAAAACGAGATCGCCCAAGTTCAATATATTGCTGATCCTGTACCTG aTCGAAACCAATTCGATAATCCTGTTTATGCCTATCAAGGCTCTTCGAGATACGACGATGGTACGACTACGTTGTTGAATAATCGTCAAATTAGAAACGATCTtggtacaaataaaaatgttaacaatGAGAGAGTTAAACTTGGTTTTGGCGTAACCATAGAAGAAGATGACGATTGTAAAG gtgCCTATGGGCTGCAATACGATCTGAAGAACAGAGACGCCGATTTAGGAAATCCAAATTTGAACGTTTATCATAGTATTGATGAGATGGATGGGAAGAAAGTCGAACATGTCTATGACGAGATTAAACAAAATGAATCCGAATACGATCATCCAGATCATCCAAGGCCATTAAGCACCACCTGGAAGAGTCAATATCATCGAATGCCCAATGGTACTGGACCTAAAACAGAAGATGATGATGCTGGACCAAGCCAACTAAAGGACAAGGATCCTGAACTGGGAGAAACTTAA